The Patescibacteria group bacterium DNA segment AGCTGGTGTTGATTTAGAGGGTTATCTTTTTCCTGATACTTATCGTTTTTATACTGACGTGGAACCGCAAGAAGTGGTGCAAAAAATGCTGGAAAATTTTAATCGCAAGCTGGATAGCGGTTTGCGGGAAAAAATAGCCAGTCGCAAAAAAACTATTCACGAAATTATAACTCTAGCTAGTATTATTGAAAAAGAGGTTCGTGGTGAAAACGATAGAAGGATGGTAGCTGATATTTTTTGGCGGCGATTAGATATTGGTATGCCACTGCAAGCCGATTCGACCGTTAACTATATCACCGGTGGTAAAAATCCGTCTGTTTCTAATAAGGATAAAAGTATTGATTCTCCGTATAACACTTATAAAAACAGAGAATTGCCACCCGGGCCAATATGCAATCCCGGATTAGAAGCGATAGTAGCGGCAACTGAACCCACGGGCAACGACTATTGGTACTTTTTAACCACTCCAGAAGGAAAGACTGTTTTTAGTAAAACTTTAGATGAACATAACACTGCCAAAGCTAAGTATTTAAGATGATTTATGGATAAAATAATAAAACATTTAGGAGAATTGCAGAATCTGGTTATGGCACAGGCGGCGGCTAAAGGTTTTGGTATCCGATCAGAAGATATTATTGTGGCGGAAAAAGTAGCCTTGATTCATTCAGAGTTGTCTGAAAGCTATGAGGCTTATAAACAAAATAATTTAGATGGTCATGATGGTTTTTATGAAGAATTGGGAGACGTCTTGCAACGTGTTTTGCATTTAGCCGGTACTTTTGCAGTAACACCAAAACTATCAGAACGATCGTTTGAACGTGGACAATCAACGGTTGAGACCGCGGTTTTGTTTTTGCATTGTCAGATGTCAACAGTTTACGAGCACTTCCGACGTGGTCGTTTGGCGGAGTTTAAAGCAGCTCTAGCTGAACTGCCGATGGTAATTTATCATGTTTCCGATCAATTTGATTTTTCGATAATTAAGGCGGTGCAAGATAAGTTAATTATTAATCAGGATCGTGATTGGCAAAAAGAAGGCAAGGTTAATGAAAAGTTTGTCGGCAATAATTAGATGAAAAAATATGAAAATAAAGCGTACAGTTGTTATTTCCCTCGGCGGTTCAATCGTGGTTCCAGAGGTTGGATTTATTGATTATAAATTCTTAAAAAAGTTTAAAAAAGTTATTTTAAAATATACCAAAAAAGGAGTGCGTTTTATTATAGTGGTGGGCGGCGGAAAAACTTGCCGGCTTTATCAGGCGGCAGCTAAGAAGGTGGGAAAGTTGGTGTCAGAAGACATTGATTGGATCGGGATTCACTCTACGCGTCTCAACGCTCATTTGCTTAGAACGATATTTCGCGAGCATACTCATCCGGAGATAAATATGAATCCGAGTATAATTTTTGCATTTAAAGAGCCAATACTTATAGGTTCTGGTTGGCGACCTGGTTGGTCGACTGATTATGATGCGGCTAAACTTGCCATTGCTTACGGTGCCAAGGAAGTGATTAATTTGTCTAATATTGATTACGTTTTTAATAAAGATCCGAAGAAATATAAAGATGCTAAAAAATTTAAAAATATTAATTGGAAGAACTTCTTTGGTTTAGTCGGGGACGAGTGGACTCCTGGCGCTAATTTACCTTTTGATCCGGTAGCCAGTCGTTTGGCTAGAGGAAGTCATTTGAAAGTTTTAATAATGAAAGGAACCGATGTTAAGAATTTTGACAACTATCTTTTGTCCGGTAAGTTTAAAGGAACGATTATAGAAGATTAATAATATTAGACCATAAATTAGAACATAAATTTTTTTCTTTCAACTTGGATTTGCTGAAAAATAAAAATATTTGGAAAAAACTTGGCAAGGGGAGGGGTAATGTTGTTGTATTGACTTTTATCTAAAATTTGATAAAAAATAGGTCGTGATATGTCCTATTTTTATTTTTGTTTAATTATAGGTTTTGTTCTTGACAATGGGTATAATCCGTGATATACTTTAGCTAGTTAAGGATATGTTAACTATAAAATAGCTAAATTTAGAATAAAATATATATATTATATTTAAATAAATAATTTCAATTTATTATTATGTCAACTAATACATCAATGCAAGGCAAAGTTAGCTTTGCAGAAACTTTGGGAGGTCTTTTTGATCTACTGTCCTCTCGTGAAAAAGACGTTTTGACCAGACGTCATGGTTTAGTTAACGGTTCAAAACGCAAAGAAACCTTGGAAAAGATCGGTCAAGACTACAAAGTTACTCGTGAGCGCGTCAGGCAGATTGAACGTGATGGTATAAAGAAACTGAAAGAAAAAGCTAGCGGTTCCGGCGCCGGTGTTGCGCTAGATGATGTTGAAAAAGCGATTAATCAGTTTTTAAAAAAATACGGCGGAGTGATGGAGGAAAGCCATTTGATTGATAGTTTAATCGATTTTTTCGGGGTTTCCAACCAGGGATTGTCCGATGACGATTTGGATAATCACAAAAAATCTTTAGCTTTCATCATCACTAACCTTTTATCTGATAAATTCGAAAAAATGGAAGGAAATGAGAATTATCACCCTTCTTGGAAGCTAAAAGAATCTCCATGGGAATTAGTTGAAGATGTTATTGATAAGTTGGTTCAATTAATTGAAACTAATGGTAAACCGGTAACAGCCGATGAATTATTTAAATCTTTAAAGGGTCAAGGTTTTTATAATGATTTTCAGGAAAAATTTGCCAAATTATTGGAAATGGAAAAAGAACTGGTTGATTTAGACGAGGCGATTTTAGCTTACCTGCGAACCAGTAAAAAAATTAAAAAGAATCTGTTTAATAATGTTGGTTTGTCTCATTGGAAAACAATCTCTCCGAAAAGAATGAATGATAAAATTTATTTGGTTATGAAAGAATCCGGCAAGCCATTGCATTTTAACGAAATTGCCGAGCTGATTAATAAAGCCGGCTTTGATCATAAAAAAGCTCTTCCCGCCACTATTCATAATGAGTTAATATTGGATGATCGTTATGTTTTGATTGGTCGCGGTATTTACGCTCTCAAAGAATGGGGATATCAACCAGGTACTGTCGTTGATGTTATTTCCGATCTTATTAAACAAAGCGGTCCGATGACAAAGGATGAAATTATCGAATCCGTATCCAAGCAAAGAATGGTGAAAAAAGCCACTGTTAATTTAGCTTTAATGAATAAGGATAAATTTGTCAAAACGGCTGACAAAAAATACGATATCAAGAAGTAAATAAAATCTATTATCTGTTTTTAATTTAGCGGTTAGTAAACAGTGATTAAAAGCTATTTTGGTGCTGCGGCATCGAAAAAGTTATTAATTATTGGGAACTAGCCGTTATTTATTTGTCCGAAATACAATTTTATTGTATAATCTAATAAAGTTTTATGGATATAGCAATAGACTTATCTGGTATTCCGACTCAAGATCCCTTGAGCTTTGTTTTGTTCATTTTTTTAAATGGAGGATGGCTTGTTTTTCCGTTGATTGTCCTAATATTTATCTTTCCGGAAATTAAACGTATTTGGCGTGATTGGCGTAAGGCTAAGTACAAAAGCAAATGGCAATATGTTGTTTTGTCTATTAACGCTCCTCGTTTAAATGAGCAGTTACCCAATGCCGTGGAAAACATATTTACCGCTCTTAGCGGTACCTGGAAAAGAGTTGATTGGTTTGAGAAGTATTTTGTAGGTAAAACTCAGGTGAAGTTTTCTTTTGAGTTGATTTCTCGCGGTGGTTTTATCGAGTATGTTATTAGGGCCCCTCGACATTATCGCGATTTGGTTGAAGCGGCAATATACGCTCAATATCCGTCAGTAGATATTGCCGAAATACCGGATTATACGACTCAGTACAGATCTTTACGTTGGCCGGATAATGATGGTGGCTATGACATGTGGGGCGCGGAACTCGAATTAAAAAATAAATATTATTATCCAATCAAGACCTGGAAAGAATTTGGTGATGCTGATATTAAAAAATATAAAGACCCGATGTACGCGCTTTTGGAAGTTTTGGCGAAAGTCGGTAGCGGTGAGGAATTTTGGTTCCAGATTTTAGTTACTCCGGTGGGACATGGCTGGCAGAAAAAAGCCAATGAATATTCCAAGAAACTTTTAGGTATAGGGAGTAGTAATAAATCGATTTGGGGTGAGATAGTCAGTATTTTTAACATGGTAGGCGAGATGGTTTTTCCTCCCGGAGAGTCAAGTAATAAAAAAGATGACTCTAAAGAATTAACTTCCAAGGAAAGAGAACTGGCGGAAAAGGTGCAGGAAAAAGCCGCTAAGGTTGGCTTTGAATGCAACATGAGAACTGTTTATATAGCGCATAAAGAAGTTTTTAATAAAAATAAGGTCAAGGAAGCTTTTTTGGGAGCCTTAAATCAATTTACCGACCTTTATGCAAATGGCATTGTTCAAAGCCGAAGGGCGCGGGTGTCTTTGTCGCATCGTTATTATCGCAGAAAGTGGCGTAACAACAAAGCTAAAAATTGGATCATGAGAAATTATTGTGGTCGAAGCGGTCGTGATGATTCAGAAGTAATAATGAACGTTGAAGAGCTGTCAACTCTTTGGCACTTTCCTTTGGGTGACGTGAAGACATTAATGTTGAAAAAGTCAGGCATCGTTCGTTCCGAAGCTCCTTTCCAGTTGCCAACGGAAATTTTTGAAAGTGCGGAAGATAAAATTCCTTTTGCCGCTGAAGATAAATCGGATCAGCTCGAGGAAGCCGTGCCATTTTCGGACGTGGAAGATGGTGATGGACCAACAGTGTCGATGGATGTAGACGACGAAGATAAAGGGCAAAGACGGGGTAAAACAGTTCTTCCGAATGTTTCCGAAGATAAAGAAGGTGAGTCGGGAGAAAAAAATAATGTAATTATTGATGATGGACCGCCGCCACCGGATAATTTGCCAGTCGGATAAAAAATTTATGGAAATAAATAAAAATGAAATTAATTTTTTCGGTGCTACTAGTTTTCGCAACCAGGAGCGGCGTTTTGGTATCAAACTAGATGACCGTCGGCGCCACATGTATATTATCGGTAAAACCGGTATGGGTAAAACCACGTTGCTGGAAAATATGATTATTCAGGACATCAAAAATGGTCATGGTCTAGCTTTTATTGATCCGCATGGAGACAGTGCTGAAAAGATTTTGAACTACGTGCCGGCAAGGAGAATCAATGACGTGATATATTTTAACCCTTCCGATATCGATAATCCGGTAGCTTTTAATATTTTGGAACTGCGCGATAAAAGACAACGACATATGGTGGCTTCGGGGTTGGTAGGTATTTTTAAAAAGATTTGGGCGGATTCCTGGGGACCTCGTTTGGAGTATTTGTTGCGTAACGCTATTTTGGCACTACTAGACAACGAAGGAACTACACTGCTTGGTGTAATGCGTATTTTAGTGGATAAGGCGTATCGTAAAAAAATAGTTTCTAATGTTGATGACCCAGTGGTAAAATCTTTCTGGGTCGATGAGTTCTCTCGTTATCCTGATAAATTTGCCCAGGAAGCGATTGCTCCTATTCAAAATAAAATCGGACAATTTTTGTCCAACTATCTTATTCGTAATATTGTTGGTCAGGTTAAATCATCTTTTGATATTAGAAAAGTGATGGATGAGGGAAAAGTTTTGATTATGAATTTGTCTAAAGGTAGAATCGGAGAGGACACTTCGCAATTGCTTGGAGCGATGATGATTACGCAAATTCAGCTTTCGGCAATGAGCCGTGTTGATATTCCTGAAGAAACCCGCAAAGATTTTTTCCTTTACGTCGACGAATTTCAAAACTTTGCCACGGAAAGTTTTACCAATATTTTGTCTGAGGCCCGTAAATATCGTCTCAATCTAACTATTGCTCATCAGTACGTCGAGCAACTGATTGACGAGGTAAAGGCTGCTGTATTCGGTAACGTCGGAACAATGATTGTTTTTCGTGTTGGCGCTGCTGACGCTGAAGGATTAGCCAAAGAGTTCGCCCCGCGGTTTACCGAGGAAGATTTAGTTAATCTGACAAAATTTGAAATATATCTGAAGTTGATGATTGACGGCGTCGCTTCCGAACCTTTTTCGGCTAAAACCTTACCGCCATTATTTGAGCCAGAAGAATCAGACGTAAGTGAAAAAATTATTAAAGTTTCTCGGGAGCGTTATGGCAGGGATCGGAACGAAGTGGAGGATAAAATCAGACGGTGGAGTGTCGGCGACGAGGGAGCCGGAGATAATAGTTTGAGTGAAATTGATAATGGTGAAGAACCAAAAAAAATAAGAATGGGAGAGATCGAATTTCAGGGTAAAATAGTTAAGGCTGAGATTGCTGATCGACCGACTCCGGAACGTAATTTGCCTTGGTTGTGCAGTAATTGCGGCAAAATAACCTATCTATCATTTGATCCTAATCCTAACAAGCCGGTTTATTGCAAAAATTGTTTGAAAGAGCTGAGCAAACCAAGAAAGTTTGGTGAACCTTCGGCGGGCGGAACGAGTTCTAATCCGTCCAATCCCGGTGCTACTAATCAGAATAAAAAGGTCAATATTCCGAGCGGCGAAACTAAGAGCGTGCAAGCACCAACTTTTACTCCCAAGAAATCATTCGGAGAAGGCGCTGGAGGGGCTTATCGTCGCGAACATCGCAATGACCGACCACGACAAGACTATCGTCCTGCTGCTGCAGCTAATGAAAATCATCCCGCCAAACCTGCTTCGGCGGCAGGGGGATCTGGGTCGACAAAAATTTCATTTGATGATATTATTTAAAACTATGTTATTGATTAAACGAGTATAAGGGGGATAAAGCTTTATACTCGTTTTTATTACTTAAAAGTAACAAGGAGCAAGGTACGAGGAGCAAGTTTGTTGCTTACTTGTACCTTGTACCTTGTCCCTTATTTATGATTTGCAAAAATTGTCAAAAAGAATTTACTATTTATCCCGAAGACAAGACGTTTTACGTTAAAATGGACGTACCCGAGCCAAACAAATGCCCTAGTTGTCGAGCGGCTCAACTAAAAGCATTTCGCAATCGGAGAAATTTATATGCTAGGAAGTGCGACAAAACTGGCAAAGATATAATTTCTCATTTTGCCCCCGGAACGCCTTTTCCGGTTTATGAAGTAAAAGAGTGGGAAGGTGATGGTTGGGACGCAAGAACATATGGTCGTGACTTTGATTTTTCCCGAACTTTTTTTGAGCAATTCAAGGAACTATTATTAGTAGTACCTCAACCACATGCAGGAGTTTTGGCTGATACGGTAATTAATTCCGAATATTGTAACGGTGTTAATCATGTCAAGAATTGCTATCTAAGTTTTAATGCTAGTTATACAGATGATTGCCATTATTGCGAGGTGGCTTACAATTCTCAGAGTTGTATTGATTGCGACGTTATCCACAAATGTGAGCTTTGTTATGAGTGTTTAGATTGTAGTGGGTTATATTCTTGTTTTTGGTGTGACAATTGTCATAATTGTCGTGATTGTTATTTTTGTCAAGAATGCACGGGTTGCAGTGATTGTTTCGGTTGTGTCGAACTAAAAAACGCTAAACATTGTATTTTTAATAAGCAGTATTCCGAAATAGAATATAGTCAGAAAATAAAACAACTCTTCAATTTTAATATTGATAGTATTGAAGAGTATAAAAAGCAGACCCATGATATTTATTTGCAGAAACCCCATCGTTTTGCTCATGTGATAAAAACCGAGAACAGTAGCGGAGATTATATTGCTAATACTAAAAATTGTCGAACTTGTTTTGATATTAGCGAGGCAGAAAACTGCGCTTACATGCAGAACGTGGTGAATGGCGTAAAAGATTGCATGGATATTTGTCATTGGGGTCAAGGCGCAGAGCTTTGTTATCAAGGGATATCGGTAGGTCAGAATGTTTATCATTTGTTGTTTTGTCACGATTGTTTTAGCAGTTGTAACTTTCTTTATTATTGTGATAACTGTTATCCCAATACCTCTTATTGTTTCGGTTGCGTAGGATTACGTCGAGGGAAGTATTGTATTTTAAATAAACAATATACTGAAGAGGACTATAACAAGCTAGTGCCTAGAATTATTAAACATATGAAAGACACGGGCGAATGGGGTGAATTTTTTCCTTTAGCTCTCTCTCTTTTTGGTTATAACGAATCAACAGCGATTGAATATTACCCTAAAACAAAAGAAGAAGTTTTAGCATTGGGTGGTAAGTGGCGAGATGTTTTGCCTGGAACTTTTGGCAAGGAAACTATTCAACCGCAAGATTTGCCTTCTAATATAGTAGATGTTGATGATAAAATTTTGGAGCAGGTTTTAAAGTGTTCAACGACTGGAGTAAACTATCGTATTATTAAAGAAGAATTGGCTTTTTATCGACGTTTTGGTTTACCATTACCTCGTAAGTCACCAAATCAGAGACATTTAGAAAGATTGCATAAGAGAAGCCCAATGAGTCTATATCACCGCCAATGTATGTGCGAGAGCACTGAACACGGCCATGACGGCAAATGTCCGGTAGAATTTGAGACCACCTATGCGCCAGATAGATTAGAGTTAGTTTATTGTGAGGAGTGTTATAGGAAGGAAATTTATTAAGGGAATAGTATACGGTATACAGTATGCAGGAGCTAGACTTATTCCCCGTATACTGCATATTCACCCCTGCATACTTATACCATGGGTTGCTCGAAAGTCGATTCTTGTCCTGGAGTGCTACCTGGGCTAGAGCCGCTAACGTCTTCATCCATATTTATTTTATTTACGTAATCTTCCACCTCTGATAACTTGCGGCCGTAAACGTTATGTGAGCGGTCGATTACTTCTTTGGTGATTTGTTCCCAGTCTTGCGGTGGCTGCGGGACAAGTTTTGTATAAGCAGAAAATGGCGGAGAGGTTTGGCCATCGATAGACATTTTGATCAAGATTTCGCGGACATCAAGATTGATAAAATCGTGAACGTTAAATACCGGATAAAATTCTTTGGAGATAAAGTCACCGTCATCAGCACCAACACGGAAAGATATTAGTGAACCGACATTACCAAATACCGCACCTTTGACGTCCTTTGGTACTTGGCTCAGGAATTGATGAGAGACAGTGAGACAGAGACGATACTTGCGGGCCTCGGACAAAATATTTTCAAAAGTTTCAGTAGCAAAGTTTTGAAATTCGTCGATGTAGAGATAGAAGTCGTTGCGCTCTGATTCAGACACTCTGGCTCGACTCATGGCGGTTTGATAAATTTTTGTAATAATCATGGCGCCGAGCAAGTTAGCGTTTTCTTCTCCCAGTAGACCGCGTGACAGCTCGATCAGCAATATTTTTTCATTATTCATTATATCGTCAAAATTGATGGTATTTTTCGGCTGGACGACAATATTGCGCACCAGTTCGTTCGACAAAAATTGTCCCAATTTATTGACTAACGGCAGAATGGCTTCATTGTCAAATTTTTCTGACCAGGAAGAAAATTCGTTAGCCCAAAAGTGTTTGACCACGCTATCTTTGATTTGTGGTATCACTTTTTGGCGAAATTTACGGTTGGTAAGCATTTTTTGCATGCCGACTATGGAGCTTTCTTCATAATCAAGCATGGCTAGGGTGGTGAAACGAAAAACGTGTTCGATTTTTGGTGACCAGTCACCGCCGAAGAATTTTTTGAACACTTCGATTAATCCTTGAGTAACCTGCTGTTTCATTTCTCGTGGAACTTTTTCTAAAATATTAAAAGGTACCGGGTATTGTAGGTCGGAAGCGTTAAAAACAATTACGTCGTTTATTCTTTCTTTAGGAACAAACTGAATGACTTCATGAACTAGATCGCCGTGAGGGTCGATAACGCAGACACCTTTTTTGTGGCGGATATCGTCGTTGATCAGGGACACTAGTAGTTTGCTTTTGCCGGTGCCGCTTTTGCCGATAATGTAAAGATGGCGACGCCGATCAGCTCTTTTGATACCAAAAAGTTTGTTCGACCCACGGAAGTTAGTGTTGGCAATAAGGGAAATTTCGGTGTCAGCCGTGTTTTCTGCTGTTGGCAGGTTAAACGGAGGCTGAGCTCTTTTTGACATCACCCAGTCGATAGCTTCAATTTTTAGAGCAGGATCGGGAATGTGAAAAAGAGTGGTGATTTCCTCGGTATTAAGTATTGACCGATTTTCGTTTTTTCTGCTGAAAAAATTAGTCAGGATGTTTTGTGAGTTTTCCACTCGGTTGAAAACAAGTTTATTACGCTCGGAGGAAAATTCGTGAAAAGCACGGACGATCTCGCGGATTTTATTTTTCGCTTCAAATTCTTGGTTTTCTGGGAAAAAGTACAGTAGTCGCATGGTGGCGTCAAATTTTGGTTTTTCTTTGGATTCGCCGCTTTCTTTACTGACATAAAATAGCGCGCTACGACCACTGCCGCCCAGTTCCTCATCGCGGGGAGCTATGATTATTTGAAATAAGATGGCGTGCCCAGGTGGTACACTGCTGGCTAGATTTAAAAACGGTACCAACGGGTCATGACCGACCGTTTGTTGGTAGGTGCGGATAGAATATGCTTCTTGTTGGGCTAGCGTGATATTGAAGCCAAGGGCGTTGTTGGGGATGGTATTAATATTGGCAAATTTTTCCAGAACCTCTATTTCGGCATCAGGAAATATGGAAAAAATAATATTGGTAATGGGAACAACCAATCCTTCCGGAGCGGTCATGTAAAAGTTAATCGTTTCTTTAATGTTGGCGATTTCTAAAGCGAGGCTATTTTCCGGTTCTTCTTGAAGCAACAGGTAATATAAATCAAAGAAAAAACGCTCAAATTTTTGGATATGATTTTCTATCGGAATAAAGGGGAAGCGGATAAGGATCGTTTTTTTAGCCGCAGAGTTATTTTTTATTGGCATAGGGTAGGTGTTTATCTCGGTGGTATTATAGCAATAAATGGCTGGTAGATAAAGAGGTTTCGGATAAGTATGCAGGGGTGAGTATACAGTATGTAGGAAATAGGTTTAGCCCCTGTATACTGTATACCGTATACTATTCCCTTGTAATTCTGACCTTTGGCGGTAGGCGAAAAAATTTGCTATAATATCTATTACTTATGGCTTTAGAAAAAACTTACCAACAAATCAAGGATTTAAAAATCCAGGGCGCGACCGCCATAGCCAGATCAATTATTTTTGAATTAAAGAAAGAAGGTTTGGCTTGCCCGGAGAAAGGTTATAGTCGTTGGCTTTCGGCGTTAAAAGATAACGCCAGTTTTTTACTCTCAGTGCGACCAACAGAACCGATGGCGCAAAATCTTAGCCGTTTGTTGATTGCCAATATTCAGGGTTTGACTACAGTTGATGCCGGCAAAAAGGCTTTGACCGAAATTGCCAAGGAAGTTTTGCAGTTTATTGATCTAGGACAAGATAATATTATTCAGTATGGTCAGCAGGTGGTAAAAGACGGCGATCACATCATGACTCATTGCCATTCTTCTACTGTCGAGCATATTTTAGTTAATGCCAAAAAAATCGGTAAAAAGATAAAGGTTTTTAACACCGAAACGCGACCGCTCTATCAAGGTAGGATTACTGCTAAAAATCTACTGCAAAATAAAATTGACGTCACTATGGTGACCGATTCAGCGGCTGCTTTTTTGATTACCTCGCATTCGGGAAAGGATGTTGTTATAGATAAGGTTTTGATCGGCGCTGACGTGATTTTTTCTCATGGTTCAGCGGTCAATAAAATCGGTAGCTTTAATATTGCTTTAGCTGCCGTTGAACAAAAAATACCGCTTTACATCGTGGCACATTTACTCAAAACCGACGATGACGGACGTATTGAAATAGAGCGTCGATCGGCAAAAGAAGTCTGGTCGCAAGCACCAAAAGGGTTGGAAATAGTTAATTTTGCTTTTGATTTAATTCCGGCTAAGTTTATTACCGGTTTTATTACGGAATTTGGTGTTATTAAACCAAAGAATATACGAAAGATGGTAAAGAAAAAATATCCGTGGCTGCTTAGAAAGTAAAAAAGATATTATCGCAACTTTTTATTCTTAACTTGTCTTTATGTACCAAACATCATATAAAGGTTACGCTAATTTAAACTATAAACCAAATTACGATAAAGACGTGGTCGTGACTTATTATCTGGAGCCGGCCAAAGGTCCCACTTCCACCAAGGCTTCGGCGGGCGGGGAAAAGTTTGAAGTGGTGGCTGAAGCAGTGGCCGGAGAGTCGTCAATCGGTACTTGGACTCACCTCGATACGCTGTCTGATAAGGTAAAAAAACAGTTGTCGCCAAAGATTTTTGTGATAGACAAAAAGCGCGGCTTTATCAAAATCGCTTACCCGCTCGATCTTTTTGAACTTGGCAGTATTCCGCAAATTTTGTCCAGCATCGGCGGTAATGTTTTTTCCATGAAAATGGTTGAGCGTCTGCGTCTAGAAGATATCGAGTTTCCAAAAGTATTGATTGATAGTTTTTCTGGACCGCAGCTTGGTATTGCCGGAATCCGCAAGTTAATTGGTATCAAAAATCGACCGCTGGTTGGCTCTATCATGAAGCCAAAAGTGGGTATGAACGCCAAGGAATACGGCAAATTGGCCTACCAAACCTGGAAAGGCGGTGTGGATGTGATCAAAGACGACGAAAATCTAACCAGTTTATCTTTCAACAAATTTGAAGACCGGGTCAATGAAGTACTGGCGGCAAAAAAGAAAGTCGAAAAAGAAACCGGTGAGAAAAAAGTTTATGTTTTCAATGTCACTGCGCCAGCTGACATTGCCCTAAAACGCGCCAAATACGTCAAAGCCAAAGGCGGTAATTGCATCATGGTCGATATCGTGACTATGGGTTGGTCGGCGATTCAGTATTTGCGAGCGCAAAAGCTTGGTCTAATAATTCATGGACATCGCGCTGGGCACTCGACTTTTACCAAGGATGTTCGTCATGGTATTTCCATGCTCGTGGTTGCTAAACTTTCGCGCCTGGCTGGTATTGATCAGCTACACACCGGTACGGTGGTAGGCAAAATGGAAGGTACGCCAGAAGAAGTGTCGGTGATTGATCATTTCTTGCACGAAGATGATGGTGTTGTTGATCTTTTGCGCGAAGATTGGTCAGGCATAAAATCAACCATGCCAATTGCTTCAGGTGGGCTACATCCGGCGTTAGCTTTCCCGCTCGTCGAAATGCTGGGTAATGATTTGATTATCAATTTTGGCGGTGGTATCCACGGCCATCCAAACGGATCGCTAGCCGGCGCCAAAGCTGCTCGCGCGGCTGTAGAAGCGGCAAGTAAGGGGATTAGTATCAAAGAAGCGGTAAAAATTAGCCCGGAACTGAAAGTAGCGGTGGAATATTGGGCGAAAAAATAATTAATAATATGGCGGGGAAGAAATATTTTTTGAAGAAGATAAAGATTGACTCCGTTGTTTCCGTGGCAACAGTGAGTAAAAGCGGTGT contains these protein-coding regions:
- a CDS encoding S-methyl-5-thioribose-1-phosphate isomerase, whose protein sequence is MALEKTYQQIKDLKIQGATAIARSIIFELKKEGLACPEKGYSRWLSALKDNASFLLSVRPTEPMAQNLSRLLIANIQGLTTVDAGKKALTEIAKEVLQFIDLGQDNIIQYGQQVVKDGDHIMTHCHSSTVEHILVNAKKIGKKIKVFNTETRPLYQGRITAKNLLQNKIDVTMVTDSAAAFLITSHSGKDVVIDKVLIGADVIFSHGSAVNKIGSFNIALAAVEQKIPLYIVAHLLKTDDDGRIEIERRSAKEVWSQAPKGLEIVNFAFDLIPAKFITGFITEFGVIKPKNIRKMVKKKYPWLLRK
- the rbcL gene encoding type III ribulose-bisphosphate carboxylase, which gives rise to MYQTSYKGYANLNYKPNYDKDVVVTYYLEPAKGPTSTKASAGGEKFEVVAEAVAGESSIGTWTHLDTLSDKVKKQLSPKIFVIDKKRGFIKIAYPLDLFELGSIPQILSSIGGNVFSMKMVERLRLEDIEFPKVLIDSFSGPQLGIAGIRKLIGIKNRPLVGSIMKPKVGMNAKEYGKLAYQTWKGGVDVIKDDENLTSLSFNKFEDRVNEVLAAKKKVEKETGEKKVYVFNVTAPADIALKRAKYVKAKGGNCIMVDIVTMGWSAIQYLRAQKLGLIIHGHRAGHSTFTKDVRHGISMLVVAKLSRLAGIDQLHTGTVVGKMEGTPEEVSVIDHFLHEDDGVVDLLREDWSGIKSTMPIASGGLHPALAFPLVEMLGNDLIINFGGGIHGHPNGSLAGAKAARAAVEAASKGISIKEAVKISPELKVAVEYWAKK